One Betta splendens chromosome 8, fBetSpl5.4, whole genome shotgun sequence DNA segment encodes these proteins:
- the LOC114860347 gene encoding SH3 and cysteine-rich domain-containing protein 2-like isoform X1 produces the protein MMTENNETESETQLRRSPSTMSIQPMSSKLQRLKRSLSFKTMMRSKSVENFFQRSYSDARLPSDLIAEPPPPSPPPAPGSPLAGERSPAASPSLSPNPSIASHSPSLSLSPALPTKPPRPQVTHCFQDHVFRKPTSCQHCKHMIVGNSKQALRCKTCKMAAHLWCTSELSQQLCHGKSGAFKRNFSSPMLVNEQLAVVKEVQPSQEAVRTRVDPVYAALRYGTSLAQMSRSSFGSLTESPTRSLGEGGEESQQRQCSMEEEITQEIGEIVSPPLPEPPVPDAELEKEEDESGQAPPPAEESAVKVPKRIEVHSIHTYVALYKFLPQEQNDLELHPGDRVQVTDDSNEEWWKGKSGDRVGFFPSNFVQRVRPGERVWRVVQGAPGDRERGHMAVRESQICVGKRDDGETYLKLSSGKKRGLVPADSIEEI, from the exons ATGATGACTGAGAACAATGAGACGGAGAGCGAGACGCAGCTGCGGCGCTCTCCGAGCACCATGTCCATCCAGCCCATGTCGTCCAAG CTCCAGAGGCTGAAGCGCTCGCTGTCCTTCAAGACCATGATGCGCAGCAAGAGCGTGGAGAACTTCTTCCAGCGCTCGTACAGCGACGCCCGCCTGCCCTCTGACCTCATCGCCGAGCCGCCGCCCccctcgccgccgccggcgcccgGCTCCCCCCTGGCGGGCGAGCGCTCGCCGGCCGCCTCGCCGTCGCTCAGCCCCAACCCGTCCATCGCCTCCCACTCGCCCTCGCTCAGCCTGTCCCCGGCGCTGCCCACGAAGCCGCCCCGGCCTCAGGTCACACACTGCTTCCAGGACCACGTGTTCCGCAAGCCCACCAGCTGCCAGCACTGCAAGCACATGATCGTGG GAAACTCCAAACAGGCTCTGCGCTGTAAAACCTGCAAGATGGCCGCTCACCTGTGGTGCACCTCCGAGCTGTCGCAGCAGCTGTGTCACGGGAAG TCCGGGGCGTTCAAGCGAAACTTCAGCTCGCCGATGCTCGTCAACGAGCAACTGGCCGTCGTCAAGGAAGTGCAGCCCAGTCAAG aagCTGTGCGGACGCGTGTAGACCCTGTGTACGCTGCCTTGCGCTACGGGACGTCCTTGGCGCAGATGAGCCGCTCCAGTTTTGGCAGTTTGACAGAGTCGCCGACACGCAGCCTG ggggagggaggtgaggagagTCAGCAGAGACAGTGCAGCATGGAGGAAGAGATAACTCAGGAAATAGGGG AAATCGTCTCGCCGCCGCTCCCCGAGCCCCCGGTCCCCGACgccgagctggagaaggaggaggacgagagcgGTCAGGCTCCGCCTCCTGCAGAGGAGAGCGCCGTGAAG GTGCCGAAGCGCATTGAAGTCCACTCCATTCACACCTATGTAGCGCTCTACAAGTTTCTGCCTCAGGAACAGAATGACCTGGAACTACA TCCGGGTGATCGAGTTCAGGTCACTGACGACTCTAATGAGGAGTGGTGGAAG GGAAAGAGCGGCGACAGAGTCGGCTTCTTCCCCTCCAACTTCGTGCAGCGGGTGCGGCCCGGAGAGAGAGTGTGGCGGGTCGTGCAGGGCGCGCCGGGCGATCGAGAGCGAGGACACATGGCCGTGAGAGAATCGCAG ATCTGCGTTGGGAAGCGAGACGACGGCGAGACGTACCTGAAGCTGAGCAGCGGGAAGAAGCGCGGCCTGGTGCCGGCCGACTCCATAGAGGAGATctga
- the LOC114860347 gene encoding SH3 and cysteine-rich domain-containing protein 2-like isoform X2, with protein MMTENNETESETQLRRSPSTMSIQPMSSKLQRLKRSLSFKTMMRSKSVENFFQRSYSDARLPSDLIAEPPPPSPPPAPGSPLAGERSPAASPSLSPNPSIASHSPSLSLSPALPTKPPRPQVTHCFQDHVFRKPTSCQHCKHMIVGNSKQALRCKTCKMAAHLWCTSELSQQLCHGKSGAFKRNFSSPMLVNEQLAVVKEVQPSQEIVSPPLPEPPVPDAELEKEEDESGQAPPPAEESAVKVPKRIEVHSIHTYVALYKFLPQEQNDLELHPGDRVQVTDDSNEEWWKGKSGDRVGFFPSNFVQRVRPGERVWRVVQGAPGDRERGHMAVRESQICVGKRDDGETYLKLSSGKKRGLVPADSIEEI; from the exons ATGATGACTGAGAACAATGAGACGGAGAGCGAGACGCAGCTGCGGCGCTCTCCGAGCACCATGTCCATCCAGCCCATGTCGTCCAAG CTCCAGAGGCTGAAGCGCTCGCTGTCCTTCAAGACCATGATGCGCAGCAAGAGCGTGGAGAACTTCTTCCAGCGCTCGTACAGCGACGCCCGCCTGCCCTCTGACCTCATCGCCGAGCCGCCGCCCccctcgccgccgccggcgcccgGCTCCCCCCTGGCGGGCGAGCGCTCGCCGGCCGCCTCGCCGTCGCTCAGCCCCAACCCGTCCATCGCCTCCCACTCGCCCTCGCTCAGCCTGTCCCCGGCGCTGCCCACGAAGCCGCCCCGGCCTCAGGTCACACACTGCTTCCAGGACCACGTGTTCCGCAAGCCCACCAGCTGCCAGCACTGCAAGCACATGATCGTGG GAAACTCCAAACAGGCTCTGCGCTGTAAAACCTGCAAGATGGCCGCTCACCTGTGGTGCACCTCCGAGCTGTCGCAGCAGCTGTGTCACGGGAAG TCCGGGGCGTTCAAGCGAAACTTCAGCTCGCCGATGCTCGTCAACGAGCAACTGGCCGTCGTCAAGGAAGTGCAGCCCAGTCAAG AAATCGTCTCGCCGCCGCTCCCCGAGCCCCCGGTCCCCGACgccgagctggagaaggaggaggacgagagcgGTCAGGCTCCGCCTCCTGCAGAGGAGAGCGCCGTGAAG GTGCCGAAGCGCATTGAAGTCCACTCCATTCACACCTATGTAGCGCTCTACAAGTTTCTGCCTCAGGAACAGAATGACCTGGAACTACA TCCGGGTGATCGAGTTCAGGTCACTGACGACTCTAATGAGGAGTGGTGGAAG GGAAAGAGCGGCGACAGAGTCGGCTTCTTCCCCTCCAACTTCGTGCAGCGGGTGCGGCCCGGAGAGAGAGTGTGGCGGGTCGTGCAGGGCGCGCCGGGCGATCGAGAGCGAGGACACATGGCCGTGAGAGAATCGCAG ATCTGCGTTGGGAAGCGAGACGACGGCGAGACGTACCTGAAGCTGAGCAGCGGGAAGAAGCGCGGCCTGGTGCCGGCCGACTCCATAGAGGAGATctga
- the fbxl20 gene encoding F-box/LRR-repeat protein 20, giving the protein MGKEVNGVSRSRFEMFTNSDEAVINKKLPKELLLRIFSFLDVVTLCRCAQVSRSWNVLALDGSNWQRIDLFDFQRDIEGRVVENISKRCGGFLRKLSLRGCLGVGDSALRTFAQNCRNIELLSLNGCTKITDSTCNSLSKFCPKLKHLDLASCTSITNLSLKALSEGCPLLEQLNISWCDQVTKDGIQALVRSCPGLKGLFLKGCTQLEDEALKHIGAHCPELVTLNLQTCSQITDEGLITICRGCHRLQSLCVSGCANITDAILHALGQNCPRLRILEVARCSQLTDVGFTTLARNCHELEKMDLEECVQITDGTLIQLSIHCPRLQVLSLSHCELITDDGIRHLGSGPCAHDRLEVIELDNCPLITDASLEHLKSCHSLDRIELYDCQQITRAGIKRLRTHLPNIKVHAYFAPVTPPASVGGSRQRFCRCCVLL; this is encoded by the exons ATGTTCACGAACAGCGATGAGGCTGTCATCAATAAGAAGCTGCCGAAGGAGCTGTTGCTACG AATCTTCTCCTTTCTGGATGTGGTGACACTCTGTCGCTGTGCCCAGGTCTCACGG TCCTGGAACGTCCTGGCCCTGGATGGTAGCAACTGGCAGCGGATCGACCTGTTTGACTTTCAGAGGGACATCGAA GGCCGCGTGGTGGAGAACATCTCAAAACGATGCGGGGGGTTCCTTAGGAAGCTGAGCCTGCGGGGGTGTCTGGGTGTGGGGGACAGTGCCCTGAG GACCTTTGCTCAAAACTGCAGGAACATTGAGCTCCTTAGTTTGAATGGCTGCACCAAGATCACTGACAG cACATGTAATAGTTTAAGTAAGTTCTGTCCAAAGCTGAAGCACCTGGATCTCGCCTCCTGTACCTCAATCACCAACCTGTCACTCAAAGCACTGAG TGAGGGTTGTCCTTTGCTGGAGCAGTTAAACATCTCCTGGTGTGATCAGGTGACCAAGGACGGCATCCAGGCCCTGGTGCGCTCCTGTCCTGGACTCAAAGGCCTCTTCCTTAAAGGCTGCACACAG ctggaggatgaaGCTCTGAAGCATATCGGAGCTCACTGTCCAGAGCTGGTCACGCTCAACCTGCAGACGTGCTCC CAGATCACGGACGAGGGCCTCATCACGATCTGCCGCGGCTGTCACCGTCTGCAGTCGCTGTGCGTGTCGGGCTGTGCCAACATCACAGATGCCATTTTACACGCGCTGGGACAGAACTGCCCCCGTCTCAG AATATTAGAAGTGGCCCGCTGCTCCCAGCTAACAGATGTGGGCTTCACTACACTAGCGAGG AATTGCCATGAGCTTGAGAAAATGGATCTAGAAGAATGTGTTCAG ATCACAGACGGAACGCTCATCCAGCTCTCCATCCACTGCCCTCGTCTGCAAGTCCTG AGTCTGTCGCACTGCGAGCTCATCACGGACGACGGCATCCGGCACCTCGGCAGCGGACCCTGCGCCCACGACCGCCTGGAGGTGATCGAGCTGGACAACTGCCCCCTGATCACGGACGCCTCGCTGGAGCACTTGAAGAGCTGCCACAGCCTGGACCGCATCGAGCTGTACGACTGCCAGCAGATCACCCGCGCCGGCATAAAGAGACTAAGG ACTCATCTGCCCAACATCAAAGTGCACGCGTACTTCGCTCCCGTCACTCCACCCGCCTCCGTTGGGGGCAGCCGCCAGAGGTTCTGCCGCTGCTGTGTCCTGCTATGA